A region of Stegostoma tigrinum isolate sSteTig4 chromosome 5, sSteTig4.hap1, whole genome shotgun sequence DNA encodes the following proteins:
- the LOC125451974 gene encoding transcriptional regulator Myc-like, protein MPLTASANFLGKSYNYDYDYDSFQPVFYDEDENFYQQQLPAPSEDIWKKFELLPTPPLSPSRRPSFSLFPSNADQLEIVTEFLGDDLVNQSFICDADSESVLKSIIIQDCMWSGFSAAAKLEKVVSERLASLQAARKEPGAPSTSSTPSSSSSSPPLRTPSCNTPASAGGAVLTPPAAPSSSAVSAAAATPGHLGMGLGTASSTYLHDLNTSATDCIDPSVVFPYPFAEHKVSLPLPPGAGSPPATDTPSDSEEEQEDDEDEDDYEEEEEDEEEIDVVTVEKRQPSNRKAELNTNTVRVSRPQHSPLVLKRCHVSTHQHNYAAPSPQPPTKRLKVESSRVLKQISTNSKGKCPSPRTSDSEENDKRRTHNVLERQRRNELKLSFFALRDQIPEVAMNDKAAKVVILKKATEHILSIQSNEQRLILEKEQLRRKREQLKHRLEQLRNSSRQKY, encoded by the exons ATGCCCCTGACGGCTTCTGCCAATTTTTTGGGCAAGAGCTACAATTATGATTACGACTACGACTCCTTCCAGCCGGTTTTCTACGATGAAGACGAGAATTTCTACCAGCAGCAGCTGCCGGCTCCGAGCGAGGACATCTGGAAGAAATTCGAGCTGCTGCCCACCCCGCCGCTGTCGCCGAGCCGCAGACCCAGTTTCAGCCTCTTTCCTTCCAACGCCGACCAGTTGGAGATAGTCACCGAGTTCCTGGGCGACGACCTGGTCAACCAGAGCTTCATCTGCGACGCGGACAGCGAGTCGGTGCTCAAGTCCATCATCATCCAGGACTGTATGTGGAGCGGTTTCTCGGCGGCAGCGaagctggagaaggtggtgagcgAGCGGCTGGCTTCGTTGCAAGCAGCCAGGAAGGAGCCGGGAGCCCCCAGCACCTCATCCACcccttcctcctcttcttcctcaccTCCCCTGCGGACCCCGTCTTGCAATACTCCCGCTTCGGCTGGGGGTGCCGTCTTAACCCCTCCCGCTGCTCCCAGCTCCTCCGCCGTCTCTGCTGCTGCAGCAACCCCCGGCCACCTAGGCATGGGGCTGGGCACCGCTTCCAGCACCTACCTGCACGACCTCAACACTTCTGCTACCGATTGCATCGACCCTTCGGTGGTGTTCCCTTATCCGTTCGCCGAGCATAAAGTGTCGCTGCCCCTCCCTCCCGGAGCCGGCAGCCCCCCTGCCACAGACACGCCAAGTGACTCTG AAGAAGAGCAGGAGGATGATGAGGACGAGGATGATtatgaggaggaagaggaggatgaAGAAGAAATTGATGTGGTCACTGTGGAGAAGAGGCAGCCCTCTAACAGGAAAGCCGAGTTAAACACAAACACAGTTCGGGTCTCCCGGCCTCAGCACAGCCCTCTGGTTCTCAAGCGGTGCCATGTCTCCACTCATCAGCACAATTACGCCGCTCCCTCCCCCCAGCCTCCCACCAAGCGCCTCAAGGTGGAGAGCAGTCGAGTGCTCAAGCAGATCAGCACCAACAGCAAGGGGAAGTGCCCAAGCCCGAGGACGTCAGACTCTGAAGAGAATGACAAGAGGAGGACGCACAACGTCCTGGAGCGCCAACGGAGGAACGAGCTGAAATTGAGCTTTTTTGCTTTAAGGGATCAAATCCCGGAGGTGGCAATGAATGACAAAGCGGCCAAAGTGGTCATCCTCAAAAAGGCAACAGAACACATACTGTCAATCCAGTCAAACGAACAGAGACTGATATTGGAGAAAGAACAATTGAGGAGGAAGCGAGAACAACTGAAACACAGGCTTGAGCAGCTGAGGAACTCTAGCAGACAGAAATATTAA